The sequence GTAACTATGCAAGTGATGTTTGTTATCACCATTCTTGTGTCTATTTCTACTGTGCTTGTTGGTCCTGTGCTGTTCTTTGGCCTTATTGTTGTTGCACTAACACGGCAAATCTTCTCAGGCTATCAACACCGATTTTTGCTGCTTGCCTCTAGCCTACTCTCAATGGCGATGCTCATCAGCGGCCAATGGATTGTCGAGAACCTACTCGACTTCGAGACAACGATAAGTGTCATCATCAACTTCGTGGGTGGTATCTACTTCCTCGTGCTTCTGAGTAAGCAAAAAAGTTTAATTAGGATTTGACAACATGATTAAAATTAATGGTTTAAGTAAGAAATACGATGAAAAGTACGTTGTCAAAAACGCCGATGCACTTTTTCCTCTAGGAGAAGTCACCAGCATCATTGGCCCTAATGGTGCAGGCAAAAGTACCCTACTCTCTATGGCGAGCCGCTTGACTGAGAGTGACGCAGGTACAGTGGTTATTGGTGATATACCTTTAAATCAATGGGATACGCAAGACCTTGCGAAGCACCTTGCAGTGCTGCGTCAATCCAACAACATTAATATGCGCTTTACCGTTCGCGAGTTAGTCTCGTTCGGCCGCTTTCCTTATTCTCACGGTAGATTGACCGATGAAGACAATCGCATTATTGATAATGCGCTTGAACAGCTTGAGATCACTTACATCCAAGACCGTTTCATTGATCAGCTCTCCGGAGGGCAGAGACAAATGGCGTTTATCGCCATGGTAGTGGCGCAAGACACAGACTATGTGTTCTTAGACGAGCCGCTAAATAACCTTGATATCAAACACTCAGTGGATATGATGGGCTCCCTAAAGCGCTTAGCCCACGAAAACAACAAAGCGATCGTTATTGTTATTCACGACATCAACTTTGCTTCCTGCTACTCGGACAACATCATCGCGATGAAAAAAGGCGAAGTGATCATCAGTGGTAAGAAAGCTGACGTGATTAAAGAGTCGGTGCTCAGTGACATCTATGAAATACCATTTACCATTAGAGAAGTCGATGGCAACCATATTTGCATGTACTACACCGCTTAGGTACGAACGCTGTTGCGAACGCTGTTCTACTTCATATAACAACGATAATAAACGGGGAGCCAGTTGGCTCCCCGTTTATTATTTAGCTCTGTCTGGTAACAGTTTGAACGGCCATGAGTTCGGCCACTGTTGAGCGAGCTTATCACCAAGATGATTGAAAGGTGGAACAAGCAGATAAACCGCTGCGACAAATGCGATAGAAGCAAACAAATCTTCTGGTCGGTGCATACCTATCCAAAGACGACTATATGCAACGCCACTCGCCCAAAGCATAAGGATACTCAATGGTAGCCACTGACGATATTGCGCAAACAAACCACCAAAAAACACAATACAAATAGCAACGAAGATCGTGTGGCCAGATGGAAAAGAGTAGTCTTTCTCTCCTTTCCAATGCTGGGTTCGCCAAGAACTCACTGACTCTGAAGCAACGATGATCACTCCATCGCGTTCAACTGAGTTTAGATCATAAAAACCTTCAGCACTTTCAATTAACGCCTGTTGAGCTAACCACTCGGTGTAAGGTCTTGGGCTTTCAGTAAGCTCTTTGAGTGCTGCTTTACTCGTAAATCCGATCAACAAAATCACACCGAGCTGAAGTCCTTTGGAGAAAAACTGGGCTCTGGTGAAGGGCAGCTTCAAAAATAGAAGGCCTAATATCACGAGAGTGATCAAGAAGCCCTTATGCCCGGCAGAGTCGGTCAATAGAGTAATAAACAAACCATATTCGTTACTCACCGAGGCGGAGAGATCCGCTGATTGGTACAAGCTTGTTATAAGGCAAATCACCGCCATAAAAACCAATATCATCAGCAAGCCGAACTTCTTGCTTTGCATGTCTTTTTCTCTCATCACTGAACAGGGGCAGTGATGATACGTCACTTGTTGCGTCCCAGGTATCAAAGAAATGTCAAAATCGTAACGGGATATTTATTGCTTTGCTATAAAGGAGGATCCACCTATCGGCACAGGTGTCCCGTCATATAAAAACTTTGAATTTGGTAACGTTATCAGGAAGTTATTTTTTGCAATTACAAAAATAACAAATCTACACTTACAGTGAAGTTGTTAAGTTCAACAAATTAAAGAGGAGAGCAAAATGCGTGTATTACTTTTAGTACTAGGGTTATTTGTATTCGCCCCAACTTTATCAGCGAGTGAAAGTACAACTCCACCTGAAGTGCCTTGTTATAATGCGGACGGTTCACTCATAGGTAGTAATGTACCCATCGTTGATTGTAAGATTCATCATCTATAATTAATTTAGCACTAATAAAAAAGCTGATGCAATATTGCATCAGCTTTTTTTAATAACAACTTAGTCATTATTTATCTGCAAGTTTCCAAGCACGGATATACTCAACTTCCATTGTCGTTGGTAGACCTGTCTCACCTTGCAAGTCAACAGGGTAGAACTGATTACAATCCCAACGAGTGAACTGATCACCGCGCATGCCCAATGACAGCGCAACGTTCATATCGCGGTGCCAATAAAGGTTCTTCTTATAACCCACCTGTTCACCGTTTACATACCACGTAATATCTTCAGGGGTGACGTTGACTGCATAAATAGCAAATTCTTCACGTGGGTCGAAATCCAACTTGTGTATATTTTGGTTAGTCTCTGCGAACGGCTTCGGACGCATCCATTTCGGTTTACCATTTTCAACAATCACGTTGTGTAGGTTATGGTCACTATGGAAGACATCATCCGATTCTTGTTGAAGCTCAACAACATCGATTTCAGAATATTGAACATCACCATCTTCTTTGAGAGTACGGTCGAATGCAGAATACAACCAGAATGCAGGTGATACGCCAGGGTGAAGATCCGCCCCTTTCATTTTAGCTTCATAATAGCCATAAACGCCTGTTGCTTTGGATTTAGCCATGCCTGATTTGAAATACAACGGGAAATCATCCACTGGCTTTTTATTACAGCCATCCCAGAATTTACGAGTATGTTCTTCGTGTACGGCTGATAGCTTCAAAATACCATCTTCGACAACCGCGTTTTTGTCGTCCCAAGTCCAAACACCAAACGACTCTGGTTTGAAGTTCCATTTGTCCATATCACGAGTGGCAAACTCGTCAGACAGTTCATCAATTAACACCCACGTTTCACCTGCCTGCGCAGTATGGGGTTGATGAATCTCCTCAGCGATTGCAGCGCTAGAAAGTACACATGATGCCCCGATTAGAGCCAATGATAACTTATAGCTCACGCTTGTTTTATTTGTCATAGTTTATCCTTAATTAATTTACAGCAAATAAGTAACAAACCCAATGCCATGGAAATACAGACACAGACGCTAACTGTATCAATAGCATTGAAAATTACATTTATTAGTTTTATATGGAAAGGGTAGTTCTAATATTAGTATGCTCTAGCACTCAAAACACCAACCTCTGAGTTTTCTATAAGCAAGGTATAATCTCTTGGATAATCAGTACCATTTTCTTTGTAATAGTTATATCTTGCATCATAAGCAAAATTTTCGTCACCAATATCATTTATATCAGAGTAAACCAGAATATATTTTGCCAATTTAAAATTTTGGTCTACATCAATATTACTATAGAAATAATTGACTATATCACCATTACGTTCGACCCATTGAGAATTAATATCTTCACTAAGTGGCAAAAACTGCTCATCCGCAAGTACAAATGTCGGTTTTAATACGCCATCGTCACTCGAGTAACTAAATATCTCAACACTGTATCCGTCAGCAAACTCTGGGAGTTCAAGCACAAACACCTTTGTAACTTCATCACCATTTACCATATAAGGTACTGAGTTATCGAAGGTAAAGAAAACAGTCTTTTCTTTTTCCAACTTCAACGGTTCAAACAACTCAATTTCATCATCATTGTTTCGGGCCATTTGTCGCCACATCTCAGAGACGTTAACGCCCTTATAACCTGGAACACCCGACAGCTCTGGTTTTACTACATATACATCACGGTTCGTGCAGCCATTGATTAGCAAGAGCGACATTAAACAGGTGATCTTATATTTGTATGACATATTATTCACAACCAGTTCCATTTGAAGTTGCCAAGAATATTAGCATGCAATCTATTAATAATTTTGTGATCTGTTTCTCCTAAATTCATTTCTTAAACTAACGTCCCAAGATATGGGAAAACAGAATTAATACTTTCAAATACGTTGAGATTAAATACTCATACCTCTTATTATTAGCACCGCAATCTTATTAAAACGAACACATCAATCTTTCGTCATTGACTATCCATCGAGGTAATACCAATGAATTTAATCCAACAAATGACAAGGACTAAGTCATGCGAAAAATATTTACACTCTCGCTGCTAGCATTATCAACACTCCCCTATCAGTCAATGGCTGATGATAGCTTTAAACTTACAGGTTACGCACGTTATGGTATGGGCTATACCGAGGATGATCCGTTATGGAATAACTCGATCATGAACGGCATTAACGTTATCAAAACTGCCGGTAGCTATTATGCATTGACGGGTCACCTAGCTAACCAAGGCATGGGTATGGAGTTGGGTCTCCAAAAAAGCTGGGCAGTGAATGACTCTAGATGGCGTGCACTATTTATGGTTACTGATAATTACAATGCCAGCCCTTGGAAAACGGCACAGATGTTTGCAGGTGGATCTAATGTGATCGAAAGTAACCCAACAGCAGAGATTTGGGCAGGTCAACGTTATGCTCAGCGTGTGCAAATGCTACTCAACAACTACAAGCCTCTACTAAACGATGGTGTCGGTGGTGGTATCAAGAACTACGATGTTGGTTTCGGTAAAGTGAGTGTCGAGGCAATTTCCGGCATTCGTCAGAATGGTTATCCAAGCGACAGTAATGGTCGTTACGCGTTAATGACTTCCCTTAAAGATATCAAAATTGCTGACAAGCAAACTCTAGACTTCTATGCCAACTACGGTTTTGGTGACGGGCGTGATCGAACTTGGGGTACCGTTGATGACGGTTCAGCTTATCAAATTGGTGGCATGTACAACCTAAACAGAAAAGGTAGCTACACTAAGTTCATGGTTCGCTACGGTGACAAAGTTAAAGAGAACCTCGTACGTCACGCTGGGCCTGCAG comes from Vibrio astriarenae and encodes:
- a CDS encoding iron ABC transporter ATP-binding protein — encoded protein: MIKINGLSKKYDEKYVVKNADALFPLGEVTSIIGPNGAGKSTLLSMASRLTESDAGTVVIGDIPLNQWDTQDLAKHLAVLRQSNNINMRFTVRELVSFGRFPYSHGRLTDEDNRIIDNALEQLEITYIQDRFIDQLSGGQRQMAFIAMVVAQDTDYVFLDEPLNNLDIKHSVDMMGSLKRLAHENNKAIVIVIHDINFASCYSDNIIAMKKGEVIISGKKADVIKESVLSDIYEIPFTIREVDGNHICMYYTA
- a CDS encoding phosphatase PAP2 family protein; this translates as MQSKKFGLLMILVFMAVICLITSLYQSADLSASVSNEYGLFITLLTDSAGHKGFLITLVILGLLFLKLPFTRAQFFSKGLQLGVILLIGFTSKAALKELTESPRPYTEWLAQQALIESAEGFYDLNSVERDGVIIVASESVSSWRTQHWKGEKDYSFPSGHTIFVAICIVFFGGLFAQYRQWLPLSILMLWASGVAYSRLWIGMHRPEDLFASIAFVAAVYLLVPPFNHLGDKLAQQWPNSWPFKLLPDRAK
- a CDS encoding family 16 glycosylhydrolase, yielding MTNKTSVSYKLSLALIGASCVLSSAAIAEEIHQPHTAQAGETWVLIDELSDEFATRDMDKWNFKPESFGVWTWDDKNAVVEDGILKLSAVHEEHTRKFWDGCNKKPVDDFPLYFKSGMAKSKATGVYGYYEAKMKGADLHPGVSPAFWLYSAFDRTLKEDGDVQYSEIDVVELQQESDDVFHSDHNLHNVIVENGKPKWMRPKPFAETNQNIHKLDFDPREEFAIYAVNVTPEDITWYVNGEQVGYKKNLYWHRDMNVALSLGMRGDQFTRWDCNQFYPVDLQGETGLPTTMEVEYIRAWKLADK
- a CDS encoding carbohydrate porin translates to MRKIFTLSLLALSTLPYQSMADDSFKLTGYARYGMGYTEDDPLWNNSIMNGINVIKTAGSYYALTGHLANQGMGMELGLQKSWAVNDSRWRALFMVTDNYNASPWKTAQMFAGGSNVIESNPTAEIWAGQRYAQRVQMLLNNYKPLLNDGVGGGIKNYDVGFGKVSVEAISGIRQNGYPSDSNGRYALMTSLKDIKIADKQTLDFYANYGFGDGRDRTWGTVDDGSAYQIGGMYNLNRKGSYTKFMVRYGDKVKENLVRHAGPAEDGGSLGVFLYGHEKLTDKFAMMYAFSHENSDLSTNWSGDKEKWYQGVLRGGYYYNKHHSTWLETAYDTIDFGDDTNSSWKVTLSQNVSLADYLFARPIVHFYVSYGGLDTDLVRNSGAKQGVNEAVSVGTYFEVFL